The DNA segment aaggtttaggggagatttgatagaggtgtacaagatgattaggggtttagatagggtagacactgagaaccttttaccgctaatggagtcagctgttacaaggggacacagctttaaattaaggggtggaaggtataggacagatgttaggggtagattctttacacagcgggttgtgagttcatggaatgccctgccaggagcagtggtgaactctccctctttatggtcatttaagcgggcattggataggcatttggaagttattgggctagtgtaggttaggtaggatttggtcggcgcaacattgagggccgaagggcctgtactgtgctgtatttttctatgttctatgttctatatagggCAAAGTAAATGCTTCCCTTTACAGTAGTCACTGGGTCCAGCAGGTCTAGCTTATAGTCCCACTGTTAAAAGGGAGAATTACAGCCAGCTCCTAATTAAGTGTTCTGAGATATTTATGGTTTCAGCAACAAAACATTGTATATTTTTggtttctttgattttttttttactttatacTTGTTCAGTAAACCACTATGAATCTGTCCACTGAAAACAATACTTTCCTTCagaacttagaatcatagaatccctacagagtggcaGCAGACCCACACCAAcacttcaaagagcatcccacccgctCCACCCCActtccctattcctgtaaccctgtatttcccacagctaatccatctagcctgaatatccctggacactacgcataatttagcatggccaattcacctaacttgcatatctttagactatgggaggaaaccagagtacccagtgGAAACACACATAGGCAGCCTGAGGGTGGAGTCAGAcaagggtccctggtgctctggggtagcagtgctaatcactgagttacCGTACTGCCCATTAATCTAATTAATCTAATTAATGCATTTACAGGTAATCTGATAATCCTTTTCTTGAGGAGGTTATAGCATTTATTCTTTCAGCTGTTGTGTCCTATAGGTTTATCCTATTTATTTGAAAAGGTGATTCAAATTATTCCAAACATTCTGGTTACCATTTGTTCTCTTATACATGTGCCCATTTAGCTACTTTTCAGTTGATGTGGTTTTACTGTTATAATATCTCTGTCTAATTTTCCAGTCAGATTATTCTTAAAGTTATTTTAAGAATTCACAAAGAGAGGAGGAAAAGCCAAGGATCTAATTTTGAATACATGGTGAAAGACAGAATTACTAAATGATGTCCAAACAATTTCCCACTCAAACCAAAATTTTATCTTATCAAAATATGGCCATTCCTCAAAACAGTATTAATAAATTTAATTCTCAAAActggataaaaactgaaagacAAGCCCTTAATATTTTGATGGTGATCCTGCATATTTCTTAAAAGTAGTATCCATGACACTCCAAGACAATCCAATTACATTTTAGTTTTCTGTGTTTGCATTCTGAAGAAAGCGCCTTCCCTGTCTCTTCAGGACCAAAACTCTTACATCAACAAATATAACTCCTCTCACACGAGCAGTGTTGGAGGTACTTGGGAATCTGATGCGTACAGCTCAGCCAATTACTGCTGTTGCTCTGGAGGGCACCAAAATAACTGATCAGCAGTTGTAATGAGCAGGATGAGGCAGGAGAAGACAAAACCTATACTGGATTCTGAGCATGCAAAGAGAGGGGATGTCAGAAAAACATTGGAGAAGCTTGGAACTATCTACAAAGTCAAAAAAGTTTTATCTTTTATTAAATGTCATGATTTTTCCAGGTTTTCCATGATTGCCAGGAACCTTATTTAAGGGCAGTTAAGAGGGAAGCAAACAAGAATTATTGGAAAATGTCACCCATAATATTCCTTGTTTACCTTGAAGAATAAATATATAATTTAAGTTGTTAAATGTGGCAGATGTTTAATATATTGCTGTATAAAAGGTTTTGGAAGAAGATTAATTTGAAATTTGGCCATTATTTGATCTCTAGCTTTCTCCAATAAGTTTAACTATTTGAATCAAGTACAAAAATTATGTCAGCTTCCAGACGTCCCTAAGTAATATTTAAAGAGTAAGGAATACAATACCTTATTTGGCAGGAACTTCAGAACTAAAATAAGTAAGTGGAATTTGAAGAATTCAAATCTTGTAAATATCCTTTCTGCTATTAAATTTCATAATGCGTACCTCAGCAATAAGAATTCTTCTAATTTCAGTTTTCATTCACTCACACAAAACCTGCGACAACTAGCTCAAGAGACCAGTAAAACAGTGTTTTAAATAGCCCCAAATTCCATACCATTTTGAATTTTACTTGGATATTAAGGTATCAACTCACTGGCACAAAAACTGCGTGTATCCTAAATAAAAATGATAGCATGTTGCTGAAAATAGCAGACGTTTTCATTCTCCTGTACTGTGACTCAGGTTTCTACACTAGCATTTGCATTTTAATTCTTAGGCTTGATGTAATGTGATCAGTGTAATCATTGACTTTACaatcagaacaaagaacaatacagcacaggaacaggcccttctgccctgcAAACCTGTGCCGACACATTTTACCCTTGCATACTAAAAccatcttcacttacaggatccatattccTCTATTCAATTCCTCCATGTACTTTATGAATCACCTTTACAATTCACAGTGTGTACCACAAAATAATGTGTAAAAATTCTGACATATATGGAATATCTCTTTCACACAACTATTGAGATATTAAATAATCCTTTCTCTCGAACCTCAAATCTTAATGAACAATTGAATTTACTATGGCTATCATGTCATCCTGTTACCTAATTTCTTGTGGCTGTTTTTCAGCTTGCTGACTTTGGTTTATCAAACCTGTATCATAAGGATCAGCTATTGGAGACATACTGCGGAAGTCCTCTTTATGCCTCACCTGAAATAGTGAATGGATTTCCGTATCAAGGACCTGAGGTACGACAAATATGAATTAAGAATAAGTCATCAGCTTTTTAAGAAGCTTtgtcccacaacccaaagatgctACAAAACAATTATTACATAGTCCAAAATAATGATTTTGACTAAATGTAGTCTCAAATTGCAATATGTCTATATCTATCTGGTTTTCCCACTTTGCATGCGAAGTGTGTGGTGAATCAAAACTCCAGGTTTTTTATATTGAGTGAATCCagcacacctcccattttggggATGTTCAAATATTGGCTGTGTAGATCTATCCCAAAAGAGCAAAAAGTTAACGTGACATTATTTCAACATAAGTCAGTTAGAAAGTGGACAATTTTGAAAATTGACTGGCACTTTAATCATTACTTATCAAGAACCAAATCCATTGTTTTGTTCAGTTAATGCAAAGGAACACAtcagatattctctgaaatggcATTAACTAATACTATTTGAGACACTCTTTGCTATGTTTAATGGATTGATTATGATACATTGTGTGCTAGGTTGATTGCTGGGCCCTGGGAGTTCTGCTTTATACACTGGTGTATGGAACAATGCCATTTGATAGCAGGAGTTACAAAACTTTAACGCAGCAGATCAGTTGTGGAGAATACAAGAAACCTCACCTGACTTCTGGTAAGGAATCATGAGATTGCATCAAACCCATCTCACAAAGTAGCTGGAGATTTTTGAACGAACAATGATTACACTATAGCAGATTTCCATATAAACATCTCTGGCCTAGTATTTCTCATACTGAATTTTAAAGTAGAAGACTTCAGTTCAAAGATTGCTAAtatagattagactagattccttacagtgtggaaacaggccctttgtccaacaagtccacaccgaccctccgaagaataacccacccagacccatttccctctgactaatgcacctaacactatgggcaatttagcacagccaattcacctaacctgcacatctttggactgtgggagaaaactggaagaaacacacgcagatacagggagattgtgcaacctccacatagacagttgcccaaggctggaatcgaacctggattcctgatgctgtgaggcagcagtgctaaccacttgatCCACAGTGCTGCCCCAAATATTGTTttgggtaacccacccagactcattcctttactctacatttactacTGACTAATATCTAGTAAAATTAAATTGATTTGGTAATCAGGTAATGCATGAGAGTTACCAGACCGTTTTAAAAACATTACTGGTTAATTAATGTCTTTCAGTAAAGAAAATTTGCACTCCAATGTGATTTAAGTCATCATGCAATTGACTCTTACTGCCCTCGAAACAACTAGagatgagcagtaaatgctgcATTGCTGGTACTGCCTTGGTCAAGAGCAGATCTTCAAAAGTTAATGACAGCTACCTGATAATGAATTTATGTACCATTTTACGTAGGATTTTTATATGGTGTAGGATATTCTAAAGCACTTTAAAACCAATGCATTGTTTTGGAGTCAACATGACAGCCAATTTGCTTACAACAAGCTCCTATATTCAGCAAATGAAACCAAATCCAACTAAGATGTTAATGACGTTTTTTGAAAGATAAATGCCAGCAAAGACACCATAAGACTCTATTCATGTTGTAAAACATATTGGGATTTTTAATCTCAATCGACAATTGAAACTTTACATCCTTTATTAGTATTAAAGTGTCAGCTTAGATTATGTACTAAAAGTCCAGACTGCGTTTGAACTCACAATCTTCTACCTTCGAGATATCTACTGAGTAAAAATGACATTTAATTGTTTTGTGCAAGAACAAATATACCAGGTCAACAGATCAGTTGCTCTAATCACATTGATGTTACTATTGGCTTTCTGTAAAACTCAGGCCAAGTTTACTTAAGGAGTACAATTTCATGCAAATATTTTTTCTAGTACTTAAATTGATTATAGCCTTTGATTTGTGAATTTTACACCAGAAAATTTACAATATACAGATGTTACAGGAGAAAAGAAAGTAATAGACAGCaaggaaagatttttttaaatacgatataataaatccacactgaaCAATTAAAGTAAATATCTTTGCGCTTGCCTTCCTATAAAGGTCCTGTCAGCAGTAAGTCAATATTATTTCAGCAATCATTCTGTTCAGATTTTTCAAGTTAAACAATGGAAGAATTTGAAGGGGTGATGGGTAAGATGTGAATGGAGTGTTTTTAACAATGAATGttgatggctttttttttcattttcctaGTTAAATGTAATTGGAAAGCCTTGTATTAATTAATTCTAAGATGTTGGCATGTTTTTACCAATAGATGCTTGTGACCTGATTGACTGGATGTTATCAGTGGACTCAGACAAACGTGCGACAATTGAAGATATTGCAAACCATTGGTGGGTCAACTTGGGTTATGACACATCTATTTGTGACTGCATTTCCGAAAAAGACTGTCACTCACCACTGCTGGCCCGTTGCATCGACTGGAAAACCAGGGAAGGGTGTGCAAATCAAAGGACGAAAGAAGCTAAAAATGTACAAGCTATAGAGAGTACTGGGCATCAAGTTTCTACCCATATAACAGAGGATAGGCAAATGGTTTGTTTAAAGAAGtcaaagaaagaaaaagacatGACACAACCACAACAGGATGTGAAATTGCAGAAACCCACGTCCAAAGATGCAAATGAAAATCCAAAGGGAATCCTAAAATCTAGCTTTGACAATGACCTTCTTTCATCTACAGACATGAAACTGCAATCACAATGGACTGAAACCAGCACAACCATCACAAAATCTACAAACACCTTTCAGAAGGTGCACACTGCGCAAACTACAGTCTTAACTAGTACACCAAAGAAAGGAATCCTGAAGAACTCTTACCACAGAGAGTCTGGCTATTCCTCTTCTCCAGAACGCAGTGAAACGAGAGGCAGGGATACAGCTGAAATTCCTTCCAAAACATGTGGCAAACTGTCAGAAATGCCTTCAACAAGAGAGGTAAAATATAGGAAAAAAGGAATTCTAAAACGAAATGGAAAGTTTTCCATCAGTTTAGATCTGCCCGATGATTGCTCATCACTAAAGCTTTCTGCTTCTTTAAAGGACCTGATCTTATCAAATGGGAGACATCAGAAAAAAGACAGCCGCCCCTCTAGTGTCATTAGTGATGATAGCATACTTTCTAGTGACTCATTTGACCTTCTAGATCTCACAGCAGAAAGCAAAAGAAAACTCTTTACTCAAAATAAACATGGCAACATTTATAGCTCAGCTTCAGAGGAAGACTTTTTGGAGCTGGATAACACAGATAAAGTTGATCCACaaaatgccagaagaaatggAAGTTCTGGAAAAGACAATATGGGGAGAATTTTCTCAATAATGGAATTTGAAGATACACAAGATATTTATAATAAGGCCTAAGAGAGGTGTAATTATTTAAAGGAAAATTAATGGGTTATATTTCTGAGTCTCCATAAACTGTAGCCAAAAATTATTTCCACTGAATCAATGAGGAAGATTCCTTCAATGAAGATTATCAAGAAAGTGTTATAGCAAaataattaaatttattgtcatttttccTTGAGCATAAGAATATTTGCTACTGGAAAGTAAGTTTATGTTTATTACAAGGCTAAAATGTTAAATGGTTCTGTGCAATAATTACATGTTTTTTGCAAAATTGTTTTTTTAGTGTTCGTTGTTTATGACAAGGCTGAAGTGTTAAATGGTTCTGTATATTAAttccatgaatttttttttgcaaaaattgGATTCTTAATATTCACTGAATGGAAAGCAGAATTGGATTTGAGAATCAGGCCAAATCAGTGATTTTTCCAAAAACATAGCATAGAGTCCTGAATGTACAATCATATTACTCAAAATGGCTCTTTACTTACACAAAGGTCAGTACCACATCAGATCATCTTCCATGCATTTGAATACACTGAGAAGTTGACTATGATTGTCATATTGTAATAGTAGTACAAGAAATTATTATTCATCCTCAAAATAGGCTACTCTGCCTCGATTTGTTCTAAAGGTCCAGGTAAGACTTTTAATAAAGCAGAAACAGGCATCTATAAATCCCTTATTCTCACTTCAATACTTGGGAGTAAAcaggatgattcctgatgaagggcttatgcccggaacgtcgaatttcctattcctttgatgctgcctgacctgctgtgctttaaccagcaacacattttcagtaaa comes from the Hemiscyllium ocellatum isolate sHemOce1 chromosome 14, sHemOce1.pat.X.cur, whole genome shotgun sequence genome and includes:
- the LOC132822093 gene encoding NUAK family SNF1-like kinase 1, translating into MKKERCQEGKMITRERYYPEEQDWKETPGSKFSRTVKKHQHKHNLKHRYAILQTVGRGAYGKVQKALETATGRTVAIKSVRKDKFQEELDRIHIQREMEIMSSLNHPNIIRIYEVFENKDKIIIVMDYCSNGELYDYVNEHHRLSENEARRAFRQIVSAIHYCHKKGIVHRDLKLENILLDESFNVKLADFGLSNLYHKDQLLETYCGSPLYASPEIVNGFPYQGPEVDCWALGVLLYTLVYGTMPFDSRSYKTLTQQISCGEYKKPHLTSDACDLIDWMLSVDSDKRATIEDIANHWWVNLGYDTSICDCISEKDCHSPLLARCIDWKTREGCANQRTKEAKNVQAIESTGHQVSTHITEDRQMVCLKKSKKEKDMTQPQQDVKLQKPTSKDANENPKGILKSSFDNDLLSSTDMKLQSQWTETSTTITKSTNTFQKVHTAQTTVLTSTPKKGILKNSYHRESGYSSSPERSETRGRDTAEIPSKTCGKLSEMPSTREVKYRKKGILKRNGKFSISLDLPDDCSSLKLSASLKDLILSNGRHQKKDSRPSSVISDDSILSSDSFDLLDLTAESKRKLFTQNKHGNIYSSASEEDFLELDNTDKVDPQNARRNGSSGKDNMGRIFSIMEFEDTQDIYNKA